The following proteins are encoded in a genomic region of Desulfosporosinus youngiae DSM 17734:
- a CDS encoding polysaccharide biosynthesis protein has product MKFNRKSLTLILIDVVLVNLAAFGSFYLRFEGNIPQEYFLTYYHTAWAGTLIYLIIFSIFGLYNRLWQYASISELLSIVYAVTVGTSSVVLVIYFLAPMRYPNTVAVLLWLTTTFLIGGSRFLGRILQDSVFNLHFSGIPKRVLIIGAGDAGALAVRELKNSNYRDGYPVGIIDDAPQKQKLKLMGIPVLGTRKDIPRVVRSHKVEEVIIAMPSASGDVIRDMTEICEKSGLVIKIIPGIYNYFSGQVDSLNVREVQIEDLLGRDQVDLDIEEVAGYLAGETVLITGAGGSIGSELCRQICRFNPQKLILVGRGENSIFDIEQELRTECPGINVIAEILDVKDREKVELVFSRYKPGVVFHAAAHKHVPLMERNPEEALKNNILGTYNVAEISDITQVKTFVLISTDKAINPTSIMGATKRVAEMIIQNLDRQSQTRFVTVRFGNVLGSRGSVIPTFKKQIAKGGPVTVTHPEMVRYFMTIPEAAQLVIQAGAMAQGGEVFILDMGKPVKIVDLAGDLIRLSGLKVDVDIKIEYTGIRPGEKLYEELLTADEGTASTKHQRIFVAKPNGINAEGIESLVQMIRERGSYLTREQIVTVLGGVVPGFKQFSVKKEMRRAI; this is encoded by the coding sequence ATGAAATTTAACCGAAAATCCTTAACATTAATATTAATTGATGTAGTACTAGTCAATTTAGCTGCCTTCGGAAGTTTTTACCTCCGTTTTGAAGGAAATATTCCTCAGGAATATTTCTTAACTTATTATCATACAGCTTGGGCCGGAACGCTGATTTACTTAATCATCTTCTCAATATTTGGCCTATATAACCGGCTTTGGCAGTATGCCAGTATCAGTGAACTTCTTTCGATTGTTTATGCGGTTACGGTTGGAACGAGTAGTGTAGTACTCGTCATTTATTTTTTGGCCCCGATGCGCTATCCAAACACGGTGGCCGTGTTATTATGGCTGACCACCACGTTTTTGATCGGAGGCTCTCGTTTCCTGGGACGGATATTACAAGACAGTGTTTTCAACCTGCATTTCTCCGGAATCCCGAAGCGAGTCCTGATCATTGGGGCAGGAGATGCCGGGGCCTTAGCGGTTCGTGAACTGAAAAATTCCAATTATCGTGATGGTTACCCGGTGGGGATCATCGATGACGCTCCGCAAAAGCAAAAACTTAAATTGATGGGAATTCCCGTCTTAGGAACCAGGAAGGATATCCCGCGAGTTGTCAGATCCCACAAAGTTGAAGAGGTTATTATTGCCATGCCTTCAGCCTCAGGGGATGTGATTCGGGATATGACTGAGATTTGCGAAAAAAGCGGGCTTGTCATTAAGATTATTCCCGGTATTTATAACTATTTCAGTGGACAAGTGGATAGCTTAAACGTCCGCGAAGTACAGATCGAAGATTTACTGGGAAGGGATCAGGTGGATCTCGATATTGAGGAGGTAGCGGGTTACTTAGCGGGAGAAACCGTCTTAATTACAGGTGCTGGGGGGTCAATCGGCTCGGAACTCTGTCGGCAAATATGTAGATTTAACCCGCAAAAACTTATCCTGGTTGGACGTGGTGAGAACAGTATTTTTGATATCGAGCAAGAACTGCGTACAGAATGTCCCGGGATTAACGTTATTGCAGAAATCCTGGACGTCAAAGACCGGGAAAAAGTGGAATTGGTTTTTAGCAGGTACAAACCGGGAGTTGTCTTTCATGCCGCTGCTCATAAGCACGTTCCACTCATGGAGCGAAATCCTGAAGAAGCTTTGAAGAACAATATCTTAGGAACTTATAATGTGGCAGAGATCTCGGATATTACCCAAGTAAAAACCTTTGTCCTTATTTCCACAGATAAGGCTATAAATCCGACGAGTATTATGGGGGCCACAAAACGAGTGGCTGAGATGATCATTCAAAATCTCGATCGACAATCCCAGACGCGGTTCGTCACCGTTCGCTTTGGCAATGTCCTGGGGAGCCGGGGAAGTGTGATTCCGACGTTCAAGAAACAGATTGCTAAGGGTGGTCCCGTGACAGTGACTCATCCTGAGATGGTACGTTACTTTATGACCATTCCGGAAGCGGCCCAACTTGTGATTCAAGCGGGTGCCATGGCCCAAGGTGGGGAGGTTTTCATTCTGGATATGGGAAAACCGGTCAAAATTGTTGATTTGGCAGGGGATTTGATTCGGCTCTCAGGCCTTAAAGTGGATGTGGATATTAAGATTGAATATACAGGCATACGTCCCGGGGAGAAACTGTATGAGGAGTTGCTCACAGCAGATGAGGGGACTGCGAGTACGAAGCATCAGAGAATTTTTGTGGCAAAGCCAAATGGAATAAATGCTGAAGGGATTGAGAGTTTGGTGCAGATGATTAGGGAGCGAGGTTCTTACTTGACGAGGGAACAGATCGTAACTGTGTTGGGTGGGGTTGTGCCGGGGTTTAAACAATTTTCGGTGAAGAAAGAGATGAGGAGGGCTATATAG
- a CDS encoding response regulator, with product MVPGLEKTIRVVVVDDHTLFAEGTVSLLSSESYISVVGTAKNGRDCLKLVKTEHPDVVLLDINLPDFSGTDLIEKIKVLASNVKIIMLTGQSPEGYVDASLNKGANGFLLKDCSKSEMTAAILQVSSSSGQYYFSQNMAPYLRSVIVGEETGTNTSESKRFSLTPKELEIIELIAQGLRNREIAAALEIKNRTVDFHVGNILSKLGAKSRLEAVLIYTKDNGLGDKIS from the coding sequence ATGGTCCCTGGTTTGGAGAAGACCATAAGAGTTGTAGTAGTAGATGATCATACACTCTTTGCGGAAGGGACGGTATCATTGCTATCCTCTGAGAGCTATATCTCCGTTGTGGGAACGGCTAAGAATGGAAGAGATTGTTTAAAACTAGTGAAGACGGAACATCCGGACGTGGTATTACTCGATATTAATCTTCCTGATTTCAGCGGAACTGATTTGATAGAAAAAATAAAAGTGCTGGCTTCAAATGTTAAAATTATTATGCTGACCGGACAAAGCCCAGAGGGGTATGTTGATGCCTCCTTAAATAAAGGTGCCAATGGTTTTCTTCTTAAAGATTGTTCAAAAAGTGAAATGACAGCGGCAATATTGCAGGTCTCAAGTAGTAGCGGTCAGTACTATTTTTCCCAAAACATGGCCCCGTATCTTAGATCTGTAATTGTTGGCGAAGAGACCGGAACGAATACCAGTGAGTCAAAAAGATTCTCACTGACTCCAAAGGAACTAGAAATAATAGAATTAATCGCCCAAGGCTTGCGCAATAGAGAAATCGCTGCCGCCTTGGAGATTAAAAACCGCACTGTGGATTTCCATGTCGGCAATATCTTGTCAAAGTTAGGCGCAAAATCCCGTTTAGAGGCTGTATTGATTTATACAAAGGATAATGGCCTAGGGGATAAGATTAGTTAA